A single genomic interval of Polaribacter vadi harbors:
- a CDS encoding DMT family transporter, producing the protein MQNSHLKNISILLLGTLFISTSGVLGKYIALSPEVIILFRAILAGVFIFIFCKFKKVNLKINSKKDAVSFLISGFLMGAHWVTYFYALKLSNVALGMLSIFTYPIITAFLEPLFTKQKLNLIHVLLAVLVFFGVFILIPEFSLENDQFKGILLGILSAFFYAVRNLVVKKQVKKYNGSMLMFYQMIVVTVLLIPVLFYSDVSNVYSQIPLLILVALLTTAIGHTMLVNSLKHFSAATASIISSVQPIFGIIIAYIFVNEIPSQNTFIGGSLILLTVIIESFRSKNEH; encoded by the coding sequence ATGCAAAACTCTCATTTAAAAAATATTTCGATTTTACTTTTAGGAACACTTTTTATAAGTACATCTGGTGTTTTAGGAAAATACATTGCACTTTCTCCTGAAGTAATAATTTTGTTTAGAGCAATTTTAGCAGGTGTTTTTATCTTTATTTTCTGTAAATTTAAAAAAGTAAATTTAAAAATCAACTCAAAAAAAGATGCAGTTTCATTTTTAATTAGTGGTTTTTTAATGGGCGCACATTGGGTTACGTATTTCTATGCTTTAAAACTGTCTAATGTTGCTTTAGGAATGTTATCTATCTTTACCTATCCAATAATAACGGCTTTTTTAGAACCTCTTTTTACAAAACAAAAATTGAATTTAATTCATGTTCTGTTAGCTGTTTTAGTATTTTTTGGTGTTTTTATATTGATACCAGAATTCTCTTTAGAAAATGATCAATTCAAAGGAATTTTGCTCGGTATTCTTTCTGCATTTTTTTATGCTGTAAGAAATTTGGTTGTAAAAAAACAAGTTAAAAAATACAATGGTAGCATGTTAATGTTCTATCAAATGATTGTTGTTACTGTGCTGTTAATTCCTGTTTTATTTTATAGCGATGTTTCGAATGTGTATAGCCAAATTCCGTTATTAATTTTAGTTGCCCTTTTAACAACTGCAATTGGACACACAATGTTAGTGAATTCCTTAAAACATTTTTCTGCAGCAACTGCGAGTATTATAAGTAGTGTGCAACCCATTTTTGGTATTATAATCGCTTATATCTTTGTAAATGAAATACCAAGCCAAAATACTTTTATTGGAGGTAGCTTAATTTTATTGACAGTAATTATTGAGAGTTTTAGAAGTAAAAACGAACACTAA
- a CDS encoding universal stress protein: MNKIIVPIDFSEYSEYALKAAVLLSKKTAVTIYALHMLDLQEVSLSQSAEYTQEKAVFFLKLAEKRFKEFLQKEYLKDVKIVPIVKHYKVFSEINTIAKEVDADLIIMGSHGASGLKEFFTGSNTEKVIRYSDIPVMVLKNELKDIDFADIVYATDFSEESVDAFKKMLTSLDFLNVRKHLLYVNLPNDKFKTTPEMDALANKFLMKAEGNIDRLINVNFVCARSIEEGVLNFSNVIGADLITLITHGRKGLSHVFSGSISEDISNHSALPIMTFKM; the protein is encoded by the coding sequence ATGAACAAAATAATTGTACCTATCGATTTTTCAGAATATTCAGAATATGCTTTAAAAGCAGCAGTACTTTTATCAAAAAAAACAGCGGTTACTATTTATGCTTTACACATGTTAGATTTGCAAGAAGTAAGTTTATCTCAAAGTGCAGAATACACACAAGAAAAAGCAGTTTTCTTTTTAAAGTTAGCAGAAAAAAGATTCAAAGAATTTTTGCAAAAAGAGTATTTAAAAGATGTAAAAATTGTGCCAATTGTTAAGCATTACAAAGTGTTTAGTGAAATAAATACAATTGCGAAAGAAGTAGATGCAGATTTAATAATTATGGGTTCTCATGGAGCAAGTGGTTTAAAAGAATTTTTTACAGGTTCTAACACAGAAAAAGTTATTAGATATTCTGACATACCAGTAATGGTGCTAAAAAATGAACTAAAAGATATCGATTTTGCTGATATTGTATATGCAACAGATTTTTCTGAAGAATCTGTAGATGCATTTAAAAAAATGCTAACTTCTTTAGATTTTTTAAACGTAAGAAAACATCTTTTATATGTTAATTTACCAAATGATAAATTTAAAACCACTCCAGAAATGGATGCTTTAGCGAATAAATTTTTAATGAAAGCAGAAGGAAACATAGATCGATTAATAAACGTTAACTTTGTTTGTGCAAGATCTATAGAAGAAGGTGTTTTAAATTTTTCTAACGTTATTGGTGCAGATTTAATTACACTAATTACACATGGTAGAAAAGGGTTGTCTCATGTTTTTTCTGGTAGTATTTCAGAAGATATTTCAAATCATTCTGCGTTACCAATTATGACTTTTAAAATGTAA
- a CDS encoding energy transducer TonB — protein sequence MNSKSKITIPKPCHENWNAMTPKDKGKFCNSCSKTVVDFTKKSPSEIKEYLIEHKSERVCGHFYKKQLDSIVIEIPQITFQQQFSFQKIFVLALFFVMGATLFSCQYKDGQKQKIENVILKDSTLINEEDLGLITPIMQTIDSTIVEPSWCPSIDSTPEIIVMGNTREIEIVGDIMTTEGEIVLEETIGFIIIENPPRFKEAKNLSKEKAKKDFDERMINFVQDNFDTSWTHNLGLSKRKYKIFTQFTIDKDGHVIDIKIRAPHPKIKEEVFKMIQKLPQFIPGEQNGKAIKTTYNLPITFIID from the coding sequence ATGAATTCAAAATCTAAAATTACCATTCCTAAACCTTGTCACGAAAACTGGAATGCAATGACTCCAAAAGATAAAGGGAAATTTTGTAATTCTTGTTCAAAAACGGTTGTTGATTTTACTAAAAAATCTCCATCAGAAATAAAAGAATATTTAATAGAACATAAAAGTGAACGTGTTTGTGGGCATTTTTATAAGAAACAATTAGATAGTATTGTTATCGAAATTCCTCAAATAACATTTCAACAACAATTTTCTTTTCAAAAAATATTTGTGTTAGCTTTATTTTTTGTGATGGGAGCTACGCTTTTTAGTTGCCAATATAAAGATGGCCAAAAACAGAAAATAGAGAATGTTATTTTAAAAGATTCAACTTTAATTAATGAAGAAGATTTAGGTTTGATAACTCCTATTATGCAAACTATAGATTCTACAATAGTTGAACCTAGTTGGTGTCCATCAATTGATTCAACTCCAGAAATAATAGTAATGGGTAATACACGTGAAATAGAAATAGTTGGTGATATTATGACAACTGAAGGAGAAATTGTTTTAGAAGAAACAATAGGTTTTATAATTATTGAAAATCCTCCAAGATTTAAAGAAGCCAAAAATCTATCAAAAGAAAAAGCCAAAAAAGATTTTGATGAAAGAATGATAAACTTTGTTCAGGATAATTTTGACACATCTTGGACTCATAATTTAGGTTTATCAAAAAGAAAATATAAAATATTTACACAATTTACCATTGATAAAGATGGACATGTAATTGATATAAAAATAAGAGCACCACATCCTAAAATAAAAGAAGAGGTATTTAAAATGATTCAAAAGTTACCTCAATTTATTCCTGGTGAACAAAATGGAAAAGCTATAAAAACAACATATAATTTACCAATAACTTTTATAATTGATTAG
- a CDS encoding glycoside hydrolase family 113 — protein MKIYKLSFLLLIILQFSCNSQVKKINGLSFVASRDSIDAKHINPALRTNSNYVALMPYSFIRNIEIPRIEFNTNREWFGESKNGLLQYAKEFQKVDVKIMIKPHLWLRRGGFTGNLKPTTEENWILLENSYRDYILTYAKAATELNAEILCIGTELEEFVMNRPIYWQKLIKEIKEVYKGKLTYAANWNEFNRIPFWGELDFIGIDAYFPLSEKKSPTIQEFENGWKPHKEDIIRIQKKYNKPVLFTEFGYRSVDFTGKQPWDSNRVEGSLNLQAQVDALQAIHNQFWKEDWFAGGFIWKWFHAHEKVGGENDNRFTPQNKPAETLLHQLYKQ, from the coding sequence ATGAAAATATATAAACTTTCTTTTTTACTGCTGATAATCTTGCAGTTTTCTTGCAATAGTCAAGTTAAAAAAATAAACGGATTAAGCTTTGTAGCCTCAAGAGATTCTATTGATGCAAAACATATAAACCCAGCTCTAAGAACCAATAGCAATTATGTTGCTTTAATGCCTTATAGTTTTATTAGAAATATTGAAATTCCTAGAATTGAATTCAACACAAACAGAGAATGGTTTGGCGAAAGCAAAAACGGATTGTTACAATATGCCAAGGAGTTTCAAAAAGTTGATGTAAAAATTATGATAAAACCTCATTTATGGCTTAGAAGAGGAGGTTTTACAGGGAATTTAAAACCAACTACTGAAGAAAACTGGATACTTTTAGAAAATTCTTACAGAGATTATATATTAACCTATGCAAAAGCTGCAACAGAATTAAATGCAGAAATACTTTGTATTGGTACAGAACTAGAAGAATTTGTAATGAATAGACCCATTTATTGGCAAAAATTAATCAAAGAAATTAAGGAAGTTTACAAAGGCAAATTAACATACGCAGCAAATTGGAACGAGTTTAATCGTATTCCTTTTTGGGGAGAATTAGATTTTATTGGTATAGACGCATATTTTCCTTTAAGTGAAAAAAAATCACCAACAATTCAAGAATTTGAAAATGGTTGGAAACCTCACAAAGAAGATATTATTCGAATTCAGAAAAAGTATAACAAGCCAGTTTTATTTACAGAATTTGGTTACAGAAGCGTCGATTTTACAGGCAAACAACCTTGGGATTCTAATAGAGTAGAAGGGAGTTTAAATTTACAAGCACAAGTAGATGCTTTGCAAGCAATACACAATCAATTTTGGAAAGAAGATTGGTTTGCAGGTGGTTTTATTTGGAAATGGTTTCATGCTCATGAAAAAGTTGGTGGCGAAAACGACAATAGATTTACACCTCAAAATAAACCCGCAGAAACTTTATTACATCAATTATATAAACAATAA
- the mfd gene encoding transcription-repair coupling factor yields MTVQNIVNQYQKSALVSQLNVYLKEDKSRFQISNLVGSSLSFVISETFKKADKPYLLIFNDKEEAAYYLNDLEQLLGDKNVLFYPASYKRPYQIEETDNANVLLRSEVLNRINSRKKPAIIVTYPTALFEKVVTKKELEKNTLKIAVGENLSLDFVNEVLFEYKFKRVDFVTEPGDFSVRGGIIDVFSFSNDEPFRIEFFGDEIDSIRTFDVETQLSTEKLKKVSIMPNVENKTLQEKRESFLKYISSKTIIFSKNIDLMIGNLDKFFQKAEIAFNDLSKEIKHAQPSELFCNGEFIKNQLQEFSLVDFGTNNNKKALETSKEIKFNTIPQPSFNKQFTLLIDNLEEYHKGGFTSYIFCANEQQAKRFHDIFDDSDKEVHYETIVFPLYQGFVDVDQKIVCYSDHQIFERYHKFRLKNGYAKKQAITLQELNKLEIGDYVTHMDHGIGKFGGLQKIDVQGKKQEAIKLVYGERDILYVSIHSLHKISKFNGKDGKAPKIYKLGSGAWKKIKQKTKARVKHIAFNLIQLYAKRKLEKGFAFGPDTHIQHELEGSFMYEDTPDQFTATQDVKNDMEKEQPMDRLVCGDVGFGKTEVAVRAAFKAVDNGKQVAILVPTTILAFQHYQTFTERLKDFPIKIDYLNRFRTAKQKTEAIDGVNDGSVDIIIGTHQLTNKRLEFKDLGLLIIDEEQKFGVAVKDKLKTLKENVDTLTLTATPIPRTLQFSLMAARDLSVIKTPPPNRHPIESNVIRFSEDVIRDAISYEISRGGQVFFIHNRIENIKEVAGLLQRLVPSAKIGIGHGQMEGKKLEGLMLGFMNNDFDVLVSTTIIESGLDVPNANTIFINNANNFGLSDLHQMRGRVGRSNKKAFCYFITPPYHMMTDDARKRLEALVLFSDLGSGINIAMKDLEIRGAGDLLGGEQSGFINDIGFDTYQKILQEAIEELKENEFAELYPEDKSKPKEYVKEVTIDTDFEILFPDDYVNSITERLALYTKLGNLEKETELQTFETEIIDRFGEIPTQVEDLLDSVRIKWLAKELGLEKIILKQKRMIGYFVANQQSDFYQTEAFSRMLKYVQQNSKSCVMKEKETKNGLRLLITFIKIDSVKTALGVLQKV; encoded by the coding sequence TTGACTGTCCAGAATATTGTAAATCAATATCAAAAATCTGCGTTAGTTTCGCAGTTAAATGTATACTTAAAAGAAGATAAGAGCCGTTTTCAAATCTCGAATTTGGTAGGATCTTCATTGTCTTTTGTGATTTCAGAAACATTTAAAAAAGCAGACAAACCTTACCTTTTAATTTTTAATGACAAAGAAGAAGCTGCTTATTATTTAAACGATTTAGAGCAACTTTTAGGTGATAAAAATGTGCTTTTTTATCCTGCATCTTATAAAAGACCTTATCAAATTGAAGAAACAGACAATGCCAATGTTCTGTTGCGTTCAGAGGTTTTAAATAGAATAAATTCAAGAAAAAAACCGGCTATAATTGTAACCTACCCAACAGCCTTATTTGAGAAAGTTGTTACTAAAAAAGAACTCGAAAAAAACACGTTAAAAATTGCTGTTGGAGAAAATTTATCGTTAGATTTTGTAAACGAAGTTTTATTCGAATATAAATTTAAACGGGTAGATTTTGTTACAGAACCTGGAGATTTTTCTGTAAGAGGTGGAATTATAGATGTCTTTTCTTTTTCTAATGATGAACCTTTTAGAATTGAATTTTTTGGCGACGAAATTGATAGTATCAGAACTTTTGATGTGGAAACACAATTATCAACAGAAAAGTTGAAAAAAGTTTCTATCATGCCCAATGTTGAGAACAAGACATTGCAAGAAAAAAGAGAAAGTTTTCTAAAATACATCTCTTCAAAAACCATCATTTTTAGTAAGAATATCGATTTGATGATTGGAAATTTAGATAAATTTTTCCAAAAAGCAGAAATCGCATTTAATGATTTATCCAAAGAAATAAAACACGCACAACCAAGCGAATTATTTTGTAATGGTGAGTTTATAAAAAATCAATTACAAGAATTTAGCTTGGTTGATTTTGGAACGAATAATAATAAAAAGGCTCTAGAAACCTCAAAAGAAATAAAATTCAACACCATACCTCAACCTTCTTTTAACAAACAATTTACGTTGTTAATTGATAATTTAGAAGAATATCATAAAGGAGGTTTTACCAGTTATATATTCTGTGCAAACGAACAACAAGCAAAACGTTTTCATGATATTTTTGATGATTCTGACAAGGAAGTTCATTATGAAACTATTGTTTTTCCTTTATATCAAGGCTTTGTAGATGTTGATCAAAAAATAGTTTGTTATTCAGATCATCAAATTTTTGAACGGTATCATAAATTTAGATTGAAGAATGGTTATGCCAAAAAACAAGCCATTACACTTCAAGAATTAAACAAATTAGAAATTGGTGATTATGTTACACACATGGATCATGGAATTGGAAAATTTGGTGGTTTGCAAAAAATTGATGTTCAAGGTAAAAAGCAAGAAGCTATTAAATTGGTTTACGGAGAACGTGATATTTTATATGTAAGCATTCACTCGCTTCACAAAATTTCTAAATTTAATGGTAAAGATGGCAAAGCACCTAAAATTTACAAATTAGGTTCTGGAGCTTGGAAAAAAATCAAACAAAAAACAAAAGCAAGAGTTAAACATATTGCATTTAATTTAATTCAATTATATGCAAAAAGAAAGCTAGAAAAAGGATTTGCTTTTGGTCCAGATACGCATATTCAGCATGAGTTAGAAGGTAGTTTTATGTATGAAGATACACCAGATCAATTTACAGCGACTCAAGATGTAAAAAATGATATGGAAAAAGAACAACCTATGGACAGATTGGTTTGTGGAGATGTTGGTTTTGGAAAAACTGAAGTTGCTGTAAGAGCTGCTTTTAAAGCTGTTGATAATGGAAAACAAGTCGCCATTTTAGTACCGACAACGATTTTAGCGTTTCAACATTATCAAACTTTTACAGAACGTTTAAAAGATTTTCCTATCAAAATTGATTATTTAAACAGATTTAGAACTGCAAAACAAAAAACAGAAGCTATAGATGGTGTAAATGATGGTTCAGTAGATATTATTATTGGCACACATCAACTTACAAATAAACGTTTAGAATTTAAAGATTTAGGTTTATTAATTATTGACGAAGAACAAAAATTTGGTGTTGCTGTAAAAGACAAATTAAAAACGTTGAAAGAAAATGTTGATACTTTAACGTTAACTGCCACTCCAATTCCTAGAACTTTACAATTTAGTTTAATGGCCGCCAGAGATTTATCTGTAATAAAAACACCTCCACCAAACAGACATCCTATTGAAAGTAACGTAATTCGTTTTTCTGAAGATGTAATTCGTGATGCAATTTCTTACGAAATATCAAGAGGAGGCCAAGTTTTCTTTATCCATAACAGAATTGAAAACATTAAGGAAGTTGCAGGTTTGTTGCAAAGATTGGTTCCATCAGCAAAAATAGGCATTGGTCATGGACAAATGGAAGGCAAAAAACTGGAAGGTTTAATGCTTGGTTTTATGAATAACGATTTTGATGTGTTAGTATCAACAACCATTATTGAAAGTGGTTTAGATGTGCCAAATGCCAACACAATTTTTATTAATAATGCGAATAATTTTGGTTTGAGTGATTTGCATCAAATGCGTGGAAGAGTTGGTAGAAGTAACAAAAAAGCGTTTTGCTATTTTATAACTCCACCTTACCATATGATGACAGATGATGCCAGAAAAAGACTAGAAGCTTTGGTTTTATTTTCTGATTTAGGAAGTGGAATTAATATTGCCATGAAAGATTTAGAAATTCGTGGAGCTGGAGATTTATTGGGTGGTGAACAAAGTGGTTTTATCAACGATATTGGGTTTGATACGTATCAAAAAATATTGCAAGAAGCTATTGAAGAATTGAAAGAAAATGAGTTTGCAGAATTATATCCTGAAGATAAATCGAAACCAAAAGAATATGTAAAAGAAGTTACGATTGATACTGATTTTGAGATTCTTTTTCCTGATGATTACGTAAATTCGATCACAGAAAGATTGGCTTTATATACCAAATTAGGGAATTTAGAAAAGGAAACTGAATTACAAACTTTCGAAACTGAAATTATTGACAGGTTTGGAGAAATCCCTACACAAGTTGAAGATTTATTAGATTCTGTAAGAATAAAATGGCTTGCCAAAGAACTAGGTTTAGAGAAAATCATCCTAAAACAAAAACGTATGATTGGGTATTTTGTAGCCAATCAACAAAGCGATTTTTACCAAACTGAAGCTTTTTCGAGAATGCTTAAATATGTGCAACAAAATTCTAAGAGTTGTGTAATGAAAGAGAAAGAAACTAAAAATGGCTTGCGTTTGCTAATCACTTTTATAAAAATTGATTCCGTAAAAACTGCTCTAGGAGTTTTGCAAAAAGTATAA
- a CDS encoding TonB-dependent receptor, with protein sequence MLFIRTLFFFFLTSVTFSQNGDFYGKIKFNTNEPAIGAFIIINGFEYYKEISTDINGDFYLKEVPYGNYTFQIHSLNSKPKTVSATLNESKKVVNIELEFIENQLDEVLIVSKSRKKIIEEKGFAVNVISTKKAAIQSIQVNELLDQSAGVRVRQSGGLGSTANYNLNGMSGNSVKIFIDGVPIRNFGPSFSLNSIPASLIKRIEVYKGVVPPYLSDDAMGGAINIVLNNITKNELRASISAGSFGTYRADIIGGYRNNKNGFTARGSAFLNYADNDYKVWGNQVAVTLAPGTPDVYIRAKRFHDRYRSQGGKAEIGYTNVEWADQFLFGAVLSNMDKQIQTAATMEIVYGNRFTEQNTNMYSLDYKKTDILKNLDVSAFASFSKLNRKTIDTIATQYSWLGYPTNYYNTPDVWTSGAEAGNPTLQKDIDKTVNTRTNLTYRIKENNTLQFNHLLNTFSRDSDDPMLPAIENALKEERKYKKNILSLSYENLAFNKKLRTTAFAKSYHMNRSSKLRTRSSNSSNATIEIEENIVKSDDLGFGGAISYKVSSKLTVFGSAEKAIRLPEAGEVFGNVSTNINPSINLKPEHSNNYNLGFSVDKIKFKKHNFGVNANVFIRDTEDLIMQFPIGNDEEFFENSNVGKIYTEGFDFELNYNYNNKLFFSGNTSFFNARDYNVTYDLNGNPITPSYERLANTPYFTMNYNVKYNAKNFIQQESLFSTYSNLLYVNEFFRHGSTLGGSGKTVIPTQISFDAGFAYTFPKNKITFSFDIKNILNNQIFDNYALQKPGRGFYSKLTFTIL encoded by the coding sequence ATGCTTTTCATTAGAACTTTATTCTTTTTCTTTTTAACATCTGTTACTTTTAGTCAGAATGGAGATTTTTATGGTAAAATAAAATTTAATACTAATGAACCTGCAATTGGTGCATTTATTATTATAAATGGCTTCGAATATTATAAAGAAATATCCACAGATATAAATGGAGATTTTTATTTAAAAGAAGTTCCTTATGGAAATTATACTTTTCAAATACATTCTTTAAACTCTAAACCTAAAACTGTTTCTGCAACCTTAAATGAAAGTAAAAAAGTTGTAAATATAGAATTAGAATTTATAGAAAATCAATTAGATGAAGTTCTTATTGTATCAAAATCAAGAAAAAAAATAATTGAAGAAAAGGGTTTTGCTGTAAATGTAATTTCAACAAAAAAAGCAGCAATACAATCTATTCAAGTAAACGAGTTATTAGATCAATCTGCAGGTGTTAGAGTTAGACAATCTGGTGGATTAGGTTCCACTGCAAATTATAATTTAAATGGAATGTCTGGTAATTCTGTAAAAATATTTATAGATGGAGTTCCTATAAGAAATTTTGGACCTTCATTTTCTTTAAACAGTATACCTGCTTCTTTAATTAAAAGAATAGAAGTTTACAAAGGCGTTGTTCCTCCTTATTTATCTGATGATGCTATGGGTGGTGCAATTAATATTGTTTTAAATAACATTACAAAAAACGAATTACGTGCCTCTATTTCAGCTGGTTCTTTTGGTACGTATAGAGCAGATATAATTGGTGGTTATAGAAATAATAAAAATGGTTTTACTGCAAGAGGTTCTGCGTTTTTAAATTATGCAGACAACGATTATAAAGTTTGGGGAAATCAAGTTGCTGTTACATTAGCACCAGGAACACCAGATGTGTATATAAGAGCAAAACGTTTTCATGATCGATACAGATCGCAAGGTGGAAAAGCAGAAATTGGGTATACAAATGTAGAATGGGCAGATCAATTTTTATTTGGTGCTGTACTTTCTAATATGGATAAACAAATTCAAACTGCAGCCACAATGGAAATTGTGTATGGTAATAGATTTACAGAACAGAACACAAATATGTACAGTTTAGATTATAAGAAAACTGACATTTTAAAAAATTTAGATGTAAGCGCTTTTGCTTCCTTCTCTAAATTAAATAGAAAAACGATAGATACTATTGCAACACAATATAGTTGGCTTGGTTACCCAACAAATTATTACAACACTCCAGATGTTTGGACTTCTGGTGCAGAAGCTGGTAATCCAACTCTACAAAAAGATATTGATAAAACAGTTAATACTAGAACCAATTTAACCTACAGAATTAAAGAAAACAATACACTTCAATTTAATCATTTATTAAATACTTTTTCTAGAGATTCTGATGATCCAATGTTGCCAGCTATTGAAAATGCGTTGAAAGAAGAAAGAAAATATAAAAAAAATATACTTTCTCTTTCTTATGAAAATTTAGCATTCAATAAAAAATTAAGAACTACAGCTTTTGCGAAATCATATCATATGAATAGAAGCTCTAAATTAAGAACAAGAAGTAGCAACAGCTCAAATGCAACTATAGAGATTGAAGAAAATATTGTAAAATCTGATGATTTAGGTTTTGGAGGCGCAATTTCTTATAAAGTTTCTTCTAAACTAACTGTTTTTGGTTCTGCAGAAAAAGCAATTCGATTGCCAGAAGCTGGCGAAGTTTTTGGGAATGTTTCAACGAATATAAATCCATCTATAAACTTAAAACCAGAACATAGTAACAATTATAATTTGGGTTTTTCTGTTGATAAAATTAAATTCAAAAAACACAATTTTGGCGTAAATGCAAATGTATTTATAAGAGATACTGAGGATTTAATTATGCAGTTTCCTATTGGTAATGATGAGGAGTTTTTTGAAAACTCAAACGTTGGTAAGATATATACAGAAGGTTTTGATTTTGAATTGAATTACAACTACAATAACAAATTATTCTTTAGCGGAAATACTTCATTTTTTAATGCAAGAGATTACAATGTTACGTACGATTTAAATGGAAACCCAATTACACCATCTTACGAGCGACTTGCAAACACACCTTATTTTACAATGAATTATAATGTAAAATACAATGCGAAAAATTTTATACAACAAGAATCTTTGTTTTCTACCTATTCTAATTTATTATATGTTAATGAATTTTTTAGACACGGAAGTACTTTAGGTGGTTCTGGTAAAACTGTAATACCAACACAAATTTCTTTTGATGCTGGTTTTGCATATACATTTCCAAAAAACAAAATAACTTTTAGTTTTGATATTAAAAACATTTTAAACAATCAAATATTCGATAATTACGCCTTACAAAAACCTGGAAGAGGTTTTTACAGCAAACTAACATTTACAATTTTATAA
- a CDS encoding metallophosphoesterase family protein — protein MRTFAIGDIHGGLKALIQVLNQLEITEKDTLIFMGDYVDGWSESAQVIDFLINLSEKINCIFIKGNHDVWCENWLKDQTDVNPTWYLHGGKETIDSYEGFTIDKKNEHLNFFENLKMYHLDSENRLFLHAGFTSMHGVERETYPHKFCTDRTLWEMALAMDKEIEKSSSNYPRRLQHYNEIYIGHTPTTNYGEAAPMHAINIWNVDTGAAFKGKITALNINTKAYFQSDELPKLYPNEKGRN, from the coding sequence ATGAGAACTTTTGCAATTGGCGATATTCATGGAGGTTTAAAAGCCTTGATACAGGTTTTAAATCAGCTTGAAATTACAGAAAAAGATACGCTAATTTTTATGGGAGATTATGTAGATGGTTGGAGCGAATCTGCACAAGTAATCGATTTTTTAATCAATTTATCAGAAAAAATAAATTGTATTTTTATCAAAGGGAATCATGATGTTTGGTGCGAAAACTGGCTAAAAGATCAAACTGATGTAAACCCAACTTGGTATTTACATGGAGGTAAAGAAACGATAGATAGCTATGAAGGTTTTACGATTGATAAAAAAAATGAGCATTTAAATTTTTTCGAAAATTTAAAAATGTATCATTTAGATTCTGAAAACAGATTGTTTTTACATGCTGGTTTTACATCTATGCATGGTGTAGAAAGAGAAACCTATCCTCATAAGTTTTGCACAGACAGAACTTTGTGGGAAATGGCTTTGGCAATGGATAAAGAAATTGAAAAAAGTAGTTCTAATTACCCAAGAAGATTACAACATTATAATGAAATTTATATAGGACACACACCCACTACTAATTATGGTGAAGCTGCTCCTATGCATGCTATTAATATTTGGAATGTAGATACAGGTGCAGCTTTTAAAGGAAAAATTACAGCTTTAAATATTAATACAAAAGCTTATTTTCAAAGTGATGAGCTACCAAAACTATACCCGAATGAAAAAGGTAGAAATTAG
- a CDS encoding thioredoxin family protein, with the protein MKKIITLILFIANLATFSQSVKSELRVFSFEEVEQLHQQKPKPIVVFTYTDWCKICFGMKKNTFQNNEIIKLLNDKFYFINLNGEEKKEITFLGKTFVYKPSGNKTGTHELAIELAAIKGRISYPTTTILNSSFEIEAQIVGYLNSKNFISL; encoded by the coding sequence ATGAAAAAAATTATAACTCTTATTCTTTTCATAGCTAATTTAGCTACATTTTCACAATCAGTAAAAAGCGAATTAAGAGTTTTTTCTTTTGAAGAAGTTGAACAATTACATCAACAAAAACCAAAACCAATTGTTGTTTTTACTTATACAGATTGGTGCAAAATTTGTTTCGGAATGAAAAAAAATACGTTTCAAAATAATGAAATCATCAAACTTTTAAATGATAAATTTTACTTCATCAACTTAAATGGAGAAGAGAAAAAAGAGATTACTTTTTTAGGAAAAACATTTGTTTATAAACCTTCTGGAAATAAAACAGGAACACATGAATTGGCAATAGAATTAGCAGCTATAAAAGGTAGAATTAGTTATCCAACAACCACAATTTTAAATAGTAGTTTCGAAATTGAGGCCCAAATAGTTGGTTATTTAAATTCCAAAAATTTTATAAGCTTATAA